The Chloroflexota bacterium DNA segment GGACGAGCCGGTCTCCGCGCTTGATGTGTCAATTCAGGCGCAGATCATGAACCTGCTGAAGGACCTGCAGGAGACCTTCAACGTCGGCTACCTGCTCGTGGCCCACAACCTGGCCACCGTGCGCTACCTGGCGCACGAGGTTGCGGTAATGTACCTCGGGGAGATCGTGGAGCAGGCAGAGACAAACGAGCTGTACGACAACACACTCCACCCGTATACCAAGGCCCTCTTCTCGGCGGCACTGACTGCGAACCCGGACTCCCAGCGTGAGGAGATCGTCCTCCGCGGCGAGGTCCCGAGTCCCATCAACCCGCCGTCCGGCTGCCGGTTCCACGTCCGGTGCCCCTACGCGATGGATATCTGCTCGCAGGCGATTCCGGAGCGGAAGGAAATGGCCCCCGGACATTTTGTCAGCTGTCACCTGTACTAGAAACAGCTACGGCAATCGTCAAAGGCGCCCCGCTTTCGGCTGGGGCGCCTTTGCTTTTCCCAATGACAGATGCCGGGGCTGCAATGCGGTGGCCGGTGCAGTAGAATGGGGCAAGCAGCGCGGAGGTCGCACACACATGCAGCATGTGTTTCACGAGACCGTCAGGGCCCTTGAGGCAGGCGAGCCCTGCGTGATGGTCACAGTTATCCAGACGGAAGGCTCCACGCCCCAAAAGCCGGGAGCCAAGCTCCTGGTCCGTGCCGATGGCAGCGGTGTCGGCACGCTGGGCGGTGGTTGCGTGGAGGGCGACATCTGGTTCGCGGCGAAGATGCTTCTGCGCGGCGGTGGGCCCGCCGAGGTGCGGGACTACGAGCTCACAGAGGAGATCGCAGCTCGTGACGGTCTCATATGCGGCGGCACCATGCACTTTCTGCTGGACCCCATCCGGGAGCCCGTCGGCGTGCTGCCGCAACTGCAGCAGGTCGAGCGGGCCTACGACGGCGACACGGCCATCGGCATCGCGACGCTGGTTGGCGCACCGGAGGGTTCGCCTCACACCATCGGCACAAAGCTGTACCTGGAAGCGACCGGCGATACAAAGGGCACGCTCGGCGACGAGATCCTTAATGCGCAGGCCATTGACCGCATTGAGCAACTGCTGGCCTACGGCAAGTGCGAGCACTACACCACGGAAGAGGGATTCGATATCTTCATTGAGGCGTTCACGACACCGCCAACGCTGGTAGTGATGGGCGGCGGGCACATCTCCAAGGCCCTGACAACGCTTGCGGCTCCGCTTGGCTACCAGTATTACGTGGTGGACGACCGCCCGGAATTCGCCAACCCCGATCGATTTCCCGACGCTGTCGGCACCGTTGTTGCGGGCTATGACACCGGCCTGGACAATCTCCCCATCACTCCGAACACTGCCGTCGTCGTCGCGACGCGGGGCCACCGATACGACGACATGGCAGCGGAGGCAGCGGTGCGGTCGAAGGCCGGCTACGTAGGCATCCTCGGCAGCAAGCGCAAGAACCTGCTCATCTTCGAGGAACTCTTCCGCAAGGGCATTCCAGAAGAGCGCATCCGCGCCGTGCGGGCGCCGGTGGGACTCGACCTCGGCGGGCGTACGCCGGAGGAGATTGCGCTCAGTATTATGTCCGAAATCGTTGCGCTACGGCATGGCGCCAGCGGCGCGCCGCTGCAGATGGACAGCCGCCTCTTCGGCATAGCCCGTGACAAGGGCACGGCGGTCCCCGGCAGGAACTGATGGCGCCGGGCGTCACCGCGGTCCTCCTCGCCGCCGGCGAGTCCTCCCGTATGGGCCAACCCAAGCCCCTGCTGCCTTGGGGCGACTTGCCTCTTGTACGGTACCAGGTCAAGGCGTTGGCGGAAGCAGGCGCAGGCCCCATCGTGGTTGTGCTGGGGCCGACTACATTGGACGCAGAGGCCCACCTCGCAGGCATAAACGGTGTTCGGGCTGTGGTCAACCACCTCGCACCAGAAGGGAAGACCACCTCGGTGCGGCTGGGCGTCTCGCAGGTGGCGGAGGACGCCGAGGGCATTCTGCTGCTGGCAGTGGACCAGCCTCGCAGTTCAGACATCATGCGCCGGGTCATCGACGCACACCTAGCCGGAGACGCCCTTATTACACACCCGACGTACGAGGGCCGTGGCGGGCATCCCATCGTCTTCCACTCCTCGCTGGCGCCGGAGCTGCTTGCCGTCACAGAGGAGCGCCAGGGCATACGCGAGGTCGTCAGCCGGCACATGCACAGGCTACAGCGTGTCGAGCTCGGCGACCCTATGGTGCGCCTGGACCTGAATACGCTTGACGACTACCGCACCGCGCTGGCGCAGTACGGGCCGCGGCCGTAGAGCGCGCTGTTTTTTTGCCCCGCCCCCCTATGCTATGCTGAGGCCGACCTGCGCGAGTCTTCTTAACTCGAACAGCGTCGGACTCTTGGTCAATACGGAGTGTGTGAGTGACTGGCCGAATAGGCGTCATACTCGTGGGGGCGGGGGAAAGCCGCCGCATGGAAGGCATTGACAAGGTGTTTGCCACTCTGCGCGGCCGGCCAATCCTCGACCATTGCCTTGGGGTCATGGCGTCGGTGCCCGAGGTGGCGGCTGGCGTCATCGTCGTATCGGAACGTAATCTGGAGCAGGGGCAGTACGTGCTGATGCGACGCGGGTGGTCCGTCGGGTGGAGCATCTGCACCGGCGGCGAGCGGCGGCAGGACTCGGTGCA contains these protein-coding regions:
- a CDS encoding XdhC family protein — encoded protein: MQHVFHETVRALEAGEPCVMVTVIQTEGSTPQKPGAKLLVRADGSGVGTLGGGCVEGDIWFAAKMLLRGGGPAEVRDYELTEEIAARDGLICGGTMHFLLDPIREPVGVLPQLQQVERAYDGDTAIGIATLVGAPEGSPHTIGTKLYLEATGDTKGTLGDEILNAQAIDRIEQLLAYGKCEHYTTEEGFDIFIEAFTTPPTLVVMGGGHISKALTTLAAPLGYQYYVVDDRPEFANPDRFPDAVGTVVAGYDTGLDNLPITPNTAVVVATRGHRYDDMAAEAAVRSKAGYVGILGSKRKNLLIFEELFRKGIPEERIRAVRAPVGLDLGGRTPEEIALSIMSEIVALRHGASGAPLQMDSRLFGIARDKGTAVPGRN
- a CDS encoding nucleotidyltransferase family protein, with the translated sequence MAPGVTAVLLAAGESSRMGQPKPLLPWGDLPLVRYQVKALAEAGAGPIVVVLGPTTLDAEAHLAGINGVRAVVNHLAPEGKTTSVRLGVSQVAEDAEGILLLAVDQPRSSDIMRRVIDAHLAGDALITHPTYEGRGGHPIVFHSSLAPELLAVTEERQGIREVVSRHMHRLQRVELGDPMVRLDLNTLDDYRTALAQYGPRP